In Streptosporangium album, the following are encoded in one genomic region:
- a CDS encoding glycoside hydrolase family 15 protein encodes MTAAESAYRPGSAGGPRYLPIADHGLIGDMRTVALVDTRGTIGWYCCPRFDAPSVFASILDADRGGSFELTADVPARTKQFYFPDTNVLITRFFAPDGVGEIQDFMPIAGDSDEIDRHRLIRRVLCVRGALPFQARIAPRFDYGRQSHRLTMRDGRAVFESPSLSLALTASVPLEADGPDVWSEFKLSEGECAVFALDVLGDGVMPRSCPIAEAESEFAATVAFWRRWLSASRYRGRWREMVHRSALTLKLLTYAPTGGIVAAATTSLPEQVGGERNWDYRYVWIRDSAFCVYALLRLGFSEEAAAFMGFLSKHVSLRGDGPSGPLQIMYGIDGRTELPEIELPHLEGHRGSFPVRVGNAAAHQLQLDIYGALIDSIYLYDKMGRPISSDHWEEVHTLVDWVCDNWDRPDEGVWETRGGRKDFVYSRLMCWVAIERAMRMAAHRGLPANTLRWQRARDAIYRQIMRRGWSVPLQAFVQHFDDDVLDASVLMMPLTKFIAPTDPKWLSTLDALGRNLVSDSLVYRYDPAASPDGVQGQDGTFSICSFWYVEALTRAGRLDEARLAFEKMLTYANHLGLYAEEIGQTGEQLGNFPQAFTHLGLISAAFNLDRALG; translated from the coding sequence ATGACGGCAGCGGAGTCCGCTTATCGTCCGGGATCGGCAGGCGGTCCCCGATACCTGCCGATCGCCGACCACGGGTTGATCGGTGACATGCGGACCGTGGCGCTCGTGGACACCCGCGGCACGATCGGCTGGTACTGCTGCCCGCGTTTCGACGCGCCCAGCGTGTTCGCCTCGATTCTGGACGCCGACAGGGGCGGATCGTTCGAGCTGACCGCCGACGTGCCGGCGAGGACCAAGCAGTTCTACTTCCCCGACACCAACGTGCTGATCACCCGGTTCTTCGCTCCGGACGGGGTGGGGGAGATCCAGGACTTCATGCCGATCGCCGGGGACTCGGACGAGATCGACCGGCACCGGCTGATCCGGCGGGTGCTGTGCGTCCGCGGAGCACTGCCGTTCCAGGCGCGGATCGCGCCGCGCTTCGACTACGGAAGGCAGTCGCACCGCCTGACCATGCGGGACGGCCGGGCGGTCTTCGAATCGCCGTCGCTGTCCCTGGCCCTGACCGCCAGCGTGCCCCTCGAAGCCGACGGCCCGGACGTGTGGTCGGAGTTCAAGCTCAGCGAGGGCGAGTGCGCGGTGTTCGCGCTCGACGTGCTCGGCGACGGCGTGATGCCGAGGTCGTGCCCGATCGCCGAGGCCGAGAGTGAGTTCGCCGCAACGGTCGCGTTCTGGCGGCGCTGGCTGTCCGCGTCACGCTATCGCGGCCGGTGGCGGGAGATGGTGCACCGTTCCGCGCTGACACTGAAGCTGCTCACCTACGCGCCGACCGGCGGGATCGTGGCCGCCGCGACGACCAGCCTGCCCGAGCAGGTCGGCGGGGAGCGCAACTGGGACTACCGCTACGTCTGGATCCGCGACTCGGCGTTCTGCGTGTACGCGCTGCTCAGGCTGGGCTTCAGCGAGGAAGCGGCGGCGTTCATGGGTTTTCTTTCCAAGCATGTCAGCCTCAGGGGCGACGGCCCGTCGGGCCCGTTGCAGATCATGTACGGCATCGACGGGCGCACCGAACTACCCGAGATCGAACTTCCCCACCTCGAGGGCCACCGGGGTTCCTTCCCGGTGCGCGTCGGGAACGCTGCCGCCCACCAGCTCCAGCTGGACATCTACGGGGCTCTCATCGACTCCATCTACCTCTACGACAAGATGGGCCGGCCCATCTCCAGTGATCACTGGGAGGAGGTCCACACCCTGGTGGACTGGGTCTGTGACAACTGGGACCGGCCCGACGAGGGCGTCTGGGAGACCCGCGGCGGGCGCAAGGACTTCGTCTACTCGCGGCTGATGTGCTGGGTGGCGATCGAACGGGCCATGCGGATGGCCGCCCACCGCGGACTGCCCGCCAACACGCTGCGCTGGCAGCGGGCCCGCGACGCGATCTACCGGCAGATCATGCGGCGCGGCTGGTCGGTCCCGCTGCAGGCGTTCGTCCAGCACTTCGACGACGACGTCCTCGACGCCTCCGTGCTGATGATGCCGCTGACCAAGTTCATCGCCCCCACCGACCCCAAGTGGCTGTCCACCCTCGACGCGCTCGGCAGGAACCTGGTGTCCGACTCGCTGGTCTACCGCTACGACCCCGCGGCCAGCCCGGACGGGGTGCAGGGGCAGGACGGCACGTTCTCGATCTGCTCGTTCTGGTACGTCGAGGCGCTCACCCGCGCCGGGCGCCTCGACGAGGCGCGGCTCGCCTTCGAGAAGATGCTCACCTACGCCAACCACCTCGGCCTGTACGCCGAGGAGATCGGGCAGACCGGCGAGCAGCTCGGCAACTTCCCGCAGGCCTTCACCCATCTCGGACTGATCAGCGCCGCCTTCAACCTCGACCGTGCCCTCGGCTAG
- the dhaM gene encoding dihydroxyacetone kinase phosphoryl donor subunit DhaM, with protein MVGIVLISHSGPLAAEVAILAAQIGGEGVPLAAAGGTDDGGLGTSPDLVADAIEEVDRGDGVILIPDLGSSVLTARLMEGPGVVIADVPFVEGAIAAVVTAGSGASLEAVLAAAEESRTFRKL; from the coding sequence ATGGTAGGCATCGTCCTCATCTCCCACAGCGGCCCGCTGGCCGCCGAGGTGGCGATCCTGGCCGCGCAGATCGGCGGGGAGGGCGTCCCCCTGGCCGCGGCCGGGGGCACCGACGACGGCGGCCTGGGCACCAGCCCCGACCTGGTGGCGGACGCGATCGAGGAGGTCGACCGGGGGGACGGGGTGATTCTCATCCCCGACCTGGGCAGTTCGGTGCTGACCGCCCGGCTGATGGAGGGGCCGGGGGTGGTCATCGCCGACGTGCCGTTCGTGGAGGGCGCGATCGCGGCCGTCGTCACGGCGGGTTCGGGCGCCTCACTGGAGGCCGTGCTCGCGGCGGCCGAAGAGTCGAGGACCTTCCGCAAACTCTGA
- the dhaL gene encoding dihydroxyacetone kinase subunit DhaL translates to MAGTELDTALFAAWIEEISRTVRTEKDRLTRLDAAIGDADHGTNLDRGFTAVTQELAGKEHDSPGSLLALVGSTLIRKVGGASGPLYGMAFREAGKALGDVSEVSVAELSTALEAALSGVQKLGSAVEGDKTMVDALAPAVRALAQAAQEGKTPQEAVGAAASAALAGAEATVPMQARKGRASYLGPRSVGHEDPGAASTALVLDALRTAVTR, encoded by the coding sequence ATGGCCGGCACCGAGCTGGACACGGCGCTCTTCGCCGCGTGGATCGAGGAGATCTCCCGGACCGTGCGGACCGAGAAGGACCGGCTGACCCGGCTCGACGCCGCGATCGGCGACGCCGACCACGGGACCAACCTCGACCGGGGCTTCACCGCGGTCACCCAGGAACTGGCCGGTAAGGAGCACGACTCCCCCGGGTCGCTGCTGGCCCTGGTGGGGAGCACGCTGATCCGCAAGGTCGGCGGGGCCTCCGGACCGCTGTACGGCATGGCGTTCCGGGAGGCGGGCAAGGCGCTGGGCGACGTCTCCGAGGTGTCCGTCGCGGAGCTGTCCACCGCCCTGGAGGCCGCCCTGTCCGGGGTACAGAAACTGGGGTCCGCGGTCGAGGGTGACAAGACCATGGTGGACGCGCTCGCCCCGGCGGTCCGGGCGCTGGCGCAGGCCGCGCAGGAGGGGAAGACGCCTCAGGAGGCGGTCGGCGCGGCCGCGTCGGCGGCGCTCGCCGGGGCGGAGGCCACGGTCCCGATGCAGGCCCGCAAGGGCCGGGCCAGCTACCTCGGCCCGCGCAGCGTGGGCCACGAGGATCCGGGCGCCGCGTCCACCGCGCTCGTCCTCGACGCCTTACGTACGGCGGTGACCAGGTGA